The Saccopteryx leptura isolate mSacLep1 chromosome 2, mSacLep1_pri_phased_curated, whole genome shotgun sequence genome has a window encoding:
- the KCNE2 gene encoding potassium voltage-gated channel subfamily E member 2 — MPPLSNLTQTLEDAFRKIFITYMDNWRRNTTAEQDALQAKVDAENFYYVILYLMVMIGMFSFIVVAILVSTVKSKRQEHSQDPYHQYIVDDWREKYKSQILNLEDPRATIHENLGAAGFKMSP; from the coding sequence ATGCCTCCTTTATCCAATTTGACACAGACCCTGGAAGATGCCTTCAGAAAGATTTTCATCACATACATGGACAACTGGCGCAGGAACACAACGGCAGAGCAAGACGCCCTGCAAGCCAAGGTTGACGCCGAGAACTTCTACTACGTCATCCTGTACCTTATGGTGATGATTGGCATGTTCTCCTTCATCGTCGTGGCCATCCTGGTGAGCACGGTGAAGTCCAAGAGGCAAGAGCACTCCCAGGACCCCTATCACCAGTACATTGTGGACGACTGGAGGGAGAAGTACAAGAGTCAGATTCTAAACCTAGAGGACCCCAGGGCCACCATCCACGAGAACCTTGGCGCGGCGGGGTTCAAGATGTCTCCCTGA